In the genome of Cupriavidus malaysiensis, one region contains:
- a CDS encoding acetyl-CoA C-acetyltransferase: MRRAAIVTPLRTPVGTFGGSLRPVPVEELAATTVRAVVQKSGIDPARIDDVVFAQSYANSEVPCVGRWAALQAGLPVEVPGMQLDRRCGGGLQAIVTAAMMVQSGAADVVIAGGVESMSNIEYYTTDMRWGARSGNVRFFDRLDRGRERSQPVERFGRISGMIETAENLARDYGISREQADAFAVRSHARAAAAWEAGRFADEIVPVQVPQRKGDPVAFTRDEGFRPDTSLASLAKLRALMPDGTVTAGNASQQNDASAACLIVAEDKLAELGLTPMATLVGWAAAGCEPSHMGIGPVPAVKKLLARLNLTLEQMDLVELNEAFACQVLAVLKGWDWHDQDAIEHKLNVNGSGISLGHPIGATGVRILATLLHELQRRGGRYGLETMCIGGGQGIAAVFERC, translated from the coding sequence ATGCGCAGAGCCGCAATCGTCACCCCCCTCCGCACCCCCGTCGGCACCTTCGGCGGCAGCCTGCGACCGGTGCCCGTCGAGGAACTGGCCGCCACCACGGTGCGCGCCGTGGTGCAGAAGAGCGGCATCGATCCCGCCCGCATCGACGACGTGGTGTTCGCCCAGTCCTACGCCAACAGCGAAGTGCCCTGCGTGGGCCGCTGGGCCGCGCTGCAGGCCGGCCTGCCGGTCGAGGTGCCGGGCATGCAGCTCGACCGCCGCTGCGGCGGCGGCCTGCAGGCCATCGTCACCGCCGCGATGATGGTGCAGAGCGGCGCCGCCGACGTGGTGATCGCGGGTGGCGTGGAGAGCATGAGCAATATCGAGTACTACACCACCGACATGCGCTGGGGCGCGCGCTCGGGCAATGTGCGCTTCTTCGACCGCCTCGACCGCGGCCGCGAACGCTCGCAGCCGGTGGAGCGCTTCGGCAGGATCTCCGGCATGATCGAGACCGCCGAGAACCTGGCGCGCGACTACGGCATCAGCCGCGAGCAGGCCGACGCCTTCGCCGTGCGCAGCCACGCGCGCGCCGCGGCGGCGTGGGAAGCGGGCCGCTTCGCCGATGAGATCGTGCCGGTCCAGGTGCCGCAGCGCAAGGGCGACCCCGTCGCCTTCACGCGCGACGAGGGCTTCCGCCCCGATACCTCGCTGGCCAGCCTGGCCAAGCTGCGCGCGCTGATGCCCGACGGCACCGTCACCGCCGGCAACGCCAGCCAGCAGAACGATGCCTCCGCCGCCTGCCTGATCGTGGCCGAGGACAAGCTGGCCGAGCTCGGCCTCACCCCCATGGCCACGCTGGTGGGCTGGGCGGCCGCCGGCTGCGAGCCCTCGCACATGGGCATCGGCCCGGTGCCGGCGGTGAAGAAGCTGCTGGCGCGCCTGAACCTGACGCTGGAGCAGATGGACCTGGTCGAGCTGAACGAGGCCTTCGCCTGCCAGGTGCTGGCCGTGCTCAAGGGCTGGGACTGGCACGACCAGGATGCCATCGAGCACAAGCTCAACGTCAACGGCTCCGGCATCTCGCTGGGCCACCCGATCGGCGCCACCGGCGTGCGCATCCTGGCCACGCTGCTGCACGAGCTGCAGCGCCGCGGCGGCCGCTACGGGCTGGAAACCATGTGCATCGGCGGCGGCCAGGGTATCGCCGCCGTCTTCGAGCGCTGCTGA
- a CDS encoding Bug family tripartite tricarboxylate transporter substrate binding protein has protein sequence MSASRRRLLLSTLALCGAALATVPAHAQAGGQPIRLVVGYAAGGPADQAARLFAVALGKSLNANVIVDNKPGANATLAGREVVRARPDGNTLWFAASAALTVAPNIMRHLPFDPAKDLTPVAPVARYYNMLVANQKEPFRTTQELVAYAKAHPGKLSYGSSGVGSSNHIAAALFARQAQIELNHIPYKGNAPAMTDTIGGQIDLLFDIISTASSYVHGGKVKAIAVGSPKRSPALPDVPTFRESGIAGLKDYEAGGWYAIYAPRGMAPELARKLGQAVQQAVADPDLKKRYADVGYEQWNGNAQDVVNTAARERAQWATVLQGVTLD, from the coding sequence ATGTCCGCTTCACGCCGCCGCCTCCTGCTGTCCACCCTTGCCCTGTGCGGCGCGGCGCTGGCCACCGTCCCCGCGCACGCGCAGGCCGGCGGCCAGCCGATCCGCCTGGTGGTGGGCTACGCCGCCGGCGGCCCTGCCGACCAGGCCGCGCGCCTGTTCGCCGTCGCGCTGGGCAAGAGCCTCAACGCCAACGTCATCGTCGACAACAAGCCCGGCGCCAACGCGACGCTGGCCGGCCGCGAGGTGGTGCGCGCCCGCCCCGACGGCAACACGCTGTGGTTCGCCGCCAGCGCCGCGCTGACCGTCGCGCCCAACATCATGCGGCACCTCCCGTTCGATCCGGCCAAGGACCTCACGCCGGTGGCACCGGTGGCGCGCTACTACAACATGCTGGTGGCCAACCAGAAGGAGCCGTTCCGCACCACCCAGGAACTGGTGGCCTACGCCAAGGCGCACCCCGGCAAGCTCAGCTACGGCTCGTCCGGCGTGGGCAGCTCCAACCATATCGCCGCGGCCCTGTTCGCCCGTCAGGCGCAGATCGAGCTGAACCACATCCCCTACAAGGGCAACGCGCCGGCCATGACGGACACCATCGGTGGGCAGATCGACCTGCTGTTCGACATCATCAGCACCGCCAGCTCCTACGTGCACGGCGGCAAGGTCAAGGCCATCGCCGTGGGTTCGCCCAAGCGCAGCCCCGCGCTGCCCGACGTGCCCACCTTCCGCGAGTCCGGCATCGCCGGACTCAAGGACTACGAGGCCGGCGGCTGGTACGCCATCTACGCGCCCAGGGGCATGGCTCCCGAGCTGGCCCGCAAGCTGGGCCAGGCGGTGCAGCAGGCCGTGGCCGACCCCGACCTCAAGAAGCGCTACGCCGACGTCGGCTACGAGCAGTGGAACGGCAACGCGCAGGACGTGGTGAACACGGCCGCGCGCGAGCGCGCCCAGTGGGCCACCGTGCTCCAGGGCGTGACGCTGGACTGA
- a CDS encoding CaiB/BaiF CoA transferase family protein has translation MTDASSVSAPSAPSAPAGAPGAPGALSHLRVLDLSRVLAGPWCTQNLADLGADVIKIEKPGEGDDTRHWGPPFFADEAGEPTRQACYFAACNRNKRSLTVDMATSEGQALIRELARQSDVVVENFKTGGLKRYGLDYDSLRELNPRLIYCSVTGFGHTGPYAARPGYDLLIQAMSGLMSITGHADGEPGGGPMKVGVAVIDLFTGMYATTAILGALEARHRTGRGQHIDIALLDVAMAVLANQGAGFLNAGNVPQRQGNIHPSVVPYQDFPTADGNMLLAIGNDGQFARFCEAAEVDWAQDERFATNAGRVTHRKTLIPMMMEVTRGRPTAQWITLLEAKTVPCGPINDIAQAYDDPQVRHRGLRIEQERYPGARPPASDGIARVVSTASPLRLSDTPPTLRHAPPALGQHTEEVLRDCLQIGPEQFAALRAKGVV, from the coding sequence ATGACCGACGCTTCCTCCGTCTCCGCCCCCTCCGCCCCCTCCGCCCCTGCCGGTGCCCCCGGTGCCCCCGGTGCCTTGAGCCACCTGCGCGTACTCGACCTCTCACGCGTGCTGGCCGGCCCATGGTGCACACAGAACCTTGCCGACCTGGGCGCGGACGTGATCAAGATCGAAAAGCCCGGCGAAGGCGACGACACCCGCCACTGGGGCCCCCCGTTCTTCGCCGACGAGGCCGGCGAGCCGACCCGCCAGGCCTGCTACTTCGCCGCCTGCAACCGCAACAAGCGCTCGCTCACCGTGGACATGGCGACCAGCGAGGGCCAGGCGCTGATCCGCGAGCTGGCCCGCCAGAGCGACGTGGTGGTGGAGAACTTCAAGACCGGCGGCCTCAAGCGCTACGGGCTGGACTACGACAGCCTGCGCGAGCTGAACCCGCGCCTGATCTACTGTTCCGTGACCGGCTTCGGCCACACCGGCCCCTATGCCGCGCGGCCCGGCTACGACCTGCTGATCCAGGCCATGAGCGGCCTGATGAGCATCACCGGCCATGCCGACGGCGAGCCCGGCGGCGGCCCGATGAAGGTCGGCGTGGCGGTGATCGACCTGTTCACCGGCATGTATGCCACCACCGCCATCCTGGGCGCGCTGGAGGCCCGCCACCGCACCGGCCGCGGCCAGCACATCGACATCGCGCTGCTGGACGTCGCCATGGCCGTGCTGGCCAACCAGGGCGCCGGCTTCCTCAATGCCGGCAACGTGCCGCAGCGCCAGGGCAATATCCATCCCAGCGTGGTGCCCTACCAGGACTTCCCCACCGCCGACGGCAATATGCTGCTGGCGATCGGCAACGACGGCCAGTTCGCGCGCTTCTGCGAGGCCGCCGAAGTGGACTGGGCGCAGGACGAGCGCTTCGCCACCAATGCCGGCCGCGTGACCCACCGCAAGACGCTGATCCCGATGATGATGGAGGTCACGCGCGGCCGGCCCACGGCGCAGTGGATCACGCTGCTGGAAGCCAAGACGGTGCCGTGCGGCCCGATCAACGACATCGCCCAGGCCTACGACGATCCGCAGGTGCGCCACCGCGGCCTGCGCATCGAGCAGGAGCGCTACCCGGGCGCGCGCCCGCCGGCGTCCGACGGCATCGCCCGGGTGGTCAGCACCGCCAGCCCGCTGCGCCTGTCCGACACGCCGCCGACGCTGCGCCATGCGCCGCCGGCGCTGGGCCAGCATACCGAGGAAGTGCTGCGGGACTGCCTGCAGATCGGCCCGGAGCAGTTCGCGGCGCTGCGCGCCAAGGGCGTCGTGTAA
- a CDS encoding FmdB family zinc ribbon protein translates to MPTYDYRCDDCGDFAVMRPMARRDEAARCPGCGAYAPRAWVAAPALASMNAATRQAHALNERSASAPKESARHGPGCGCCGPVKLAGRAEGARQAGSRPWMISH, encoded by the coding sequence ATGCCCACCTACGACTACCGATGCGATGACTGCGGCGACTTCGCCGTGATGCGGCCGATGGCGCGGCGCGACGAGGCGGCGCGCTGCCCCGGCTGCGGGGCGTACGCGCCCCGTGCCTGGGTGGCCGCGCCCGCGCTGGCCAGCATGAACGCCGCGACGCGCCAGGCGCACGCGCTCAACGAGCGCAGCGCCAGCGCGCCCAAGGAAAGCGCGCGGCACGGACCGGGCTGCGGCTGCTGCGGGCCGGTGAAGCTGGCGGGGCGCGCCGAGGGCGCCAGGCAGGCGGGCTCGCGGCCCTGGATGATCAGCCACTGA
- the fmdA gene encoding formamidase — protein sequence MTDTLIQVDLAQSPYENPDVHNRWHPDIPMACWVKPGDDFILETYDWTGGFIQNNDSADDVRDIDLSIVHFLSGPVGVEGAEPGDLLVVDLLDIGAKADSQWGFNGFFSRQNGGGFLTDHFPQAQKSIWDFHGMFTSSRHIPGVNFAGLIHPGLIGCLPDKAMLETWNRREAELISSDPARVPGLANPPFAATAHMGRLQGDAREQAAAAGARTVPPREHGGNCDIKDLSRGAKVYFPVYVDGAGLSVGDLHFSQGDGEITFCGAIEMAGWVHMRVSLIKGGMAKYGIRNPIFKPSPITPAYNDYLIFEGISVDEAGKQHYLDVNVAYRQACLNAIEYLTKFGYSRAQAYSILGTAPVQGHISGVVDVPNACATLWLPTQIFDFDIRPSASGPARMIQGGVDLPLSPDLP from the coding sequence ATGACAGACACCCTGATCCAGGTCGACCTGGCCCAGTCGCCCTACGAAAACCCCGACGTGCACAACCGCTGGCACCCGGACATCCCGATGGCCTGCTGGGTCAAGCCGGGCGACGATTTCATCCTGGAGACCTACGACTGGACCGGCGGCTTCATCCAGAACAACGATTCGGCCGACGACGTGCGCGACATCGACCTGTCGATCGTGCATTTCCTCTCCGGCCCGGTCGGCGTCGAAGGCGCCGAGCCCGGCGACCTGCTGGTGGTCGACCTGCTCGACATCGGCGCCAAGGCCGACAGCCAGTGGGGCTTCAACGGCTTCTTCTCCAGGCAGAACGGCGGCGGCTTCCTCACCGACCATTTCCCGCAGGCGCAGAAGTCGATCTGGGACTTCCACGGCATGTTCACCTCGTCGCGCCATATTCCCGGCGTGAACTTCGCCGGCCTGATCCATCCCGGGCTGATCGGCTGCCTGCCGGACAAGGCCATGCTGGAGACGTGGAACCGGCGCGAAGCGGAGCTGATTTCCAGCGATCCCGCCCGCGTGCCCGGGCTGGCCAACCCGCCCTTCGCCGCCACCGCCCACATGGGCCGGCTGCAGGGCGACGCGCGCGAGCAGGCGGCCGCCGCCGGCGCGCGCACGGTGCCGCCGCGCGAGCATGGCGGCAACTGCGATATCAAGGACCTGTCGCGCGGCGCCAAGGTCTACTTCCCGGTCTACGTCGATGGCGCGGGCCTGTCGGTGGGCGACCTGCACTTCAGCCAGGGCGATGGCGAGATCACCTTCTGCGGCGCCATCGAGATGGCGGGCTGGGTCCACATGCGCGTGTCGCTGATCAAGGGCGGCATGGCCAAGTACGGCATCCGCAATCCGATCTTCAAGCCCAGCCCGATCACGCCGGCCTACAACGACTACCTGATCTTCGAAGGCATCTCGGTGGACGAGGCGGGCAAGCAGCACTACCTCGACGTGAACGTGGCCTACCGCCAGGCCTGCCTGAACGCCATCGAGTACCTGACCAAGTTCGGCTACTCGCGCGCCCAGGCCTACTCGATCCTCGGCACCGCGCCCGTGCAGGGCCATATCAGCGGCGTGGTCGACGTGCCGAACGCCTGCGCCACGCTGTGGCTGCCGACGCAGATCTTCGACTTCGACATCCGCCCGAGCGCCAGCGGCCCGGCGCGCATGATCCAGGGCGGCGTGGACCTGCCGCTGTCGCCGGACCTGCCCTGA
- the urtE gene encoding urea ABC transporter ATP-binding subunit UrtE — protein sequence MLSVDNVVVNYGQSEALHGVSFAAAQGETVAIMGRNGMGKTTLFKAMIGMLPVRSGQVRVDGRDVAREESYRRVRAGLGYVPQGRMIFSHLSVEENILTGMQQGSARRIPEDIFAMFPVLFEMRKRKGGNLSGGQQQQLAIARALVAEPKVLLLDEPTEGIQPSIIKDIARALDEIRRTRGITIVFSEQVLSFALDVADRLLVIEGGRFVHETARDSTDVGHIRALLSV from the coding sequence ATGCTGAGCGTCGACAACGTGGTCGTCAACTATGGCCAGAGCGAGGCGCTGCACGGCGTCTCGTTCGCGGCCGCGCAGGGCGAGACGGTGGCCATCATGGGCCGCAACGGCATGGGCAAGACCACGCTGTTCAAGGCCATGATCGGCATGCTGCCGGTGCGTTCCGGCCAGGTGCGCGTCGACGGCCGCGACGTCGCGCGCGAGGAGAGCTACCGCCGCGTGCGCGCCGGCCTCGGCTACGTGCCGCAGGGCCGCATGATCTTCTCCCACCTGAGCGTCGAGGAGAACATCCTGACCGGCATGCAGCAGGGCAGCGCGCGCCGCATTCCGGAGGACATCTTCGCCATGTTCCCGGTGCTGTTCGAGATGCGCAAGCGCAAGGGCGGCAACCTGTCGGGCGGCCAGCAGCAGCAACTGGCGATCGCGCGCGCCCTGGTCGCCGAGCCCAAGGTGCTGCTGCTCGACGAGCCGACCGAGGGCATCCAGCCGTCGATCATCAAGGACATCGCGCGCGCGCTCGACGAGATCCGCCGCACGCGCGGCATCACCATCGTCTTCTCCGAGCAGGTCCTGAGCTTCGCGCTCGACGTGGCCGACCGGCTGCTGGTCATCGAGGGCGGCCGCTTCGTCCACGAGACCGCCCGCGACAGTACCGACGTCGGCCATATCCGCGCGCTGCTCTCGGTCTGA
- the urtD gene encoding urea ABC transporter ATP-binding protein UrtD has translation MSNTDFMLAVEDLTVSFDGFKAIDGLTLYVDRDELRVIIGPNGAGKTTLLDLICGKTRASGGSIKFANREMSGLPEYEIVRAGIGRKFQTPSIYENLSVFQNLAVSFPRGRGVLGALAFRTTDEVRRRVAGVAAEIGLGDALEREAAQLSHGQKQWLEIGMLLMQEPQLLMLDEPIAGMSVREREQTAALLRRISKGRAVIVIEHDMDFVQQIAHKVTVMHQGKILAEGSMAQVQSDPRVIDVYLGH, from the coding sequence ATGAGCAATACCGACTTCATGCTGGCCGTCGAGGACCTGACGGTTTCCTTCGACGGCTTCAAGGCGATCGACGGGCTTACGCTCTACGTCGACCGCGACGAGCTGCGCGTGATCATCGGCCCGAACGGCGCCGGCAAGACCACGCTGCTCGATCTCATCTGCGGCAAGACGCGCGCCAGCGGCGGCAGCATCAAGTTCGCCAACCGCGAGATGAGCGGCCTGCCGGAGTACGAGATCGTGCGCGCCGGCATCGGCCGCAAGTTCCAGACCCCGTCGATCTACGAGAACCTGAGCGTGTTCCAGAACCTGGCGGTGTCCTTCCCGCGTGGGCGCGGCGTGCTGGGCGCGCTGGCCTTCCGCACCACCGACGAGGTGCGCCGGCGCGTGGCCGGAGTGGCTGCCGAGATCGGCCTCGGCGACGCGCTGGAGCGCGAGGCCGCGCAGTTGTCGCACGGCCAGAAGCAATGGCTGGAGATCGGCATGCTGCTGATGCAGGAACCGCAGCTGCTGATGCTGGACGAGCCGATCGCCGGCATGAGCGTGCGCGAGCGCGAGCAGACCGCCGCGCTGCTGCGCCGCATCAGCAAGGGGCGCGCCGTGATCGTGATCGAGCACGACATGGACTTCGTGCAGCAGATCGCCCACAAGGTCACCGTGATGCACCAGGGAAAGATCCTGGCCGAAGGCTCGATGGCGCAGGTGCAGAGCGACCCGCGCGTGATCGACGTCTACCTGGGCCATTGA
- the urtC gene encoding urea ABC transporter permease subunit UrtC: MPATKSLPRAALAALRGEWLGYAVLALVLLVVLPLACDVFRLNLIGKYLSYAFVAVGLVMLWGYGGVLSLGQGVFFGLGGYAMAMFLKLEASDAKSTAIQSTPGIPDFMDWNQLTALPWWWEPFRHLPLALLGVVAVPVLLAFVVGFAMFRRRVGGVYFAIITQAVALILSVLIIGQQGYTGGVNGITDLKTLLGWDIRTDGARLVLYFVNVALLLGAMALCRWIQHTKLGVLLLAMRDKEDRVRFSGYDVAMFKVFVFCLAAALAAVGGALFTLQVGFMSPSFVGIVPSIEMVIFAAVGGRMSLVGAVWGTLLVNAGKTYFSESFPDLWLFLMAALFIGVVVAFPDGLAGLYGKYLGRRAGETPQEPADGIPAKTA; the protein is encoded by the coding sequence ATGCCTGCCACGAAATCCCTCCCCCGCGCCGCGCTGGCCGCGCTGCGCGGCGAATGGCTCGGCTACGCCGTGCTGGCCCTGGTGCTGCTGGTGGTGCTGCCGCTGGCGTGCGACGTGTTCCGCCTGAACCTGATCGGCAAGTACCTCAGCTATGCCTTCGTCGCCGTCGGCCTGGTCATGCTGTGGGGCTACGGCGGCGTGCTCAGCCTCGGCCAGGGCGTGTTCTTCGGCCTCGGCGGCTACGCCATGGCGATGTTCCTCAAGCTCGAGGCTTCGGATGCGAAGAGCACCGCGATCCAGTCCACGCCGGGCATCCCGGACTTCATGGACTGGAACCAGCTCACCGCGCTGCCCTGGTGGTGGGAGCCGTTCCGCCACCTGCCGCTGGCGCTGCTCGGCGTGGTCGCCGTCCCGGTGCTGCTGGCCTTCGTGGTCGGCTTCGCCATGTTCCGGCGCCGTGTCGGCGGCGTCTACTTCGCCATCATCACGCAGGCGGTGGCGCTGATCCTGTCGGTGCTGATCATCGGCCAGCAGGGCTACACCGGCGGCGTCAACGGCATCACCGACCTGAAGACCCTGCTCGGCTGGGACATCCGCACCGACGGCGCGCGGCTGGTGCTGTACTTCGTCAACGTGGCCCTGCTGCTGGGCGCCATGGCGCTGTGCCGCTGGATCCAGCACACCAAGCTGGGCGTGCTGCTGCTGGCCATGCGCGACAAGGAGGACCGCGTGCGCTTCTCCGGCTACGACGTCGCCATGTTCAAGGTCTTCGTGTTCTGCCTGGCGGCCGCGCTGGCGGCGGTCGGAGGGGCCCTGTTCACGCTGCAGGTCGGCTTCATGTCGCCGTCCTTCGTCGGCATCGTGCCGTCGATCGAGATGGTGATCTTCGCCGCCGTGGGCGGGCGCATGAGCCTGGTCGGCGCCGTGTGGGGCACGCTGCTGGTCAACGCCGGCAAGACCTACTTCTCGGAGAGCTTTCCCGACCTGTGGCTGTTCCTGATGGCGGCGCTCTTCATCGGCGTGGTGGTGGCCTTTCCCGACGGGCTGGCCGGCCTCTACGGCAAGTACCTGGGCCGCCGCGCCGGCGAGACACCGCAGGAGCCCGCCGACGGCATCCCTGCCAAGACTGCCTGA
- the urtB gene encoding urea ABC transporter permease subunit UrtB, with product MSLSDMLNIGLMQGFAGLSLFSVLLLMALGLAIIFGQMGVINMAHGEFMTIGAYTIFLASATVERLAPAWMPYYFPLAIGAAFVIAFAAGWLAEWALIRHLYRRPLDTLLATWGLSLGMQQVFRSTFGPKEVSPTLPDWLMGSWTPAPGLDIPINGLFVMALTLCVAGLVWLALYRSRWGLRVRATTANRAMANAAGIHTRRTDRLTFAIGCGIAGVAGAAFTTIGSTGPTSGSLYIVDSFLVVTFGGAASLAGTVASAFGIAQTQSITEFFLTGSMARVLTLLLIVTILMIRPQGLFAPAVRR from the coding sequence ATGAGTCTCTCCGACATGCTGAACATCGGCCTGATGCAGGGCTTCGCCGGCCTGAGCCTGTTCTCGGTGCTGTTGCTGATGGCCCTCGGGCTGGCCATCATCTTCGGCCAGATGGGAGTCATCAACATGGCCCATGGCGAGTTCATGACCATCGGCGCCTACACCATCTTCCTGGCCTCGGCCACGGTCGAGCGCCTGGCGCCCGCCTGGATGCCGTACTACTTCCCGCTGGCCATCGGCGCGGCCTTCGTGATCGCCTTCGCCGCCGGCTGGCTGGCCGAGTGGGCCCTGATCCGGCACCTCTACCGGCGCCCGCTCGACACGCTGCTGGCCACCTGGGGCCTGTCGCTCGGCATGCAGCAGGTGTTCCGCTCGACCTTCGGGCCCAAGGAGGTCAGCCCCACGCTGCCCGACTGGCTGATGGGCTCGTGGACACCGGCGCCCGGCCTCGACATCCCCATCAACGGCCTCTTCGTGATGGCGCTGACGCTGTGCGTGGCGGGGCTGGTCTGGCTGGCGCTGTACCGCTCGCGCTGGGGCCTGCGCGTGCGCGCCACCACCGCCAACCGCGCCATGGCCAATGCCGCCGGCATCCATACGCGGCGCACCGACCGGCTCACCTTCGCCATCGGCTGCGGCATCGCCGGCGTGGCCGGCGCGGCCTTCACCACGATCGGCTCGACCGGGCCGACCAGCGGCTCGCTATACATCGTCGACTCCTTCCTGGTGGTGACCTTCGGCGGCGCGGCCAGCCTGGCGGGCACGGTGGCCTCGGCCTTCGGCATCGCGCAGACGCAGTCGATCACCGAGTTCTTCCTGACCGGCTCGATGGCGCGCGTGCTGACGCTGCTGCTGATCGTGACCATCCTGATGATCCGTCCGCAGGGCCTGTTCGCCCCCGCGGTGCGGCGCTAA
- the urtA gene encoding urea ABC transporter substrate-binding protein has translation MRDKNRDGASPAPSSPIPAEGRAVSLPRRRLVQGIATLPALSLAGLAGQAGAANPPTAAVNTTRLAVSDGEVIVGQLHSATGTMAISETGSIQAEQLAIDQINAAGGVLGRKIKVIKEDGASDWPTFAEKSKKLLVNDRVAAVFGCWTSASRKAVLPVFEKENGLLYYPTFYEGLEQSKNVIYTGQEATQQILWGLDWAARQKGAKSFFLIGSDYIWPRTSNKIARKHIENFLKLKVVGEEYYPLGHTNFNSLINKIKVAKPDCIYAIVVGGSNVAFYKQLKAAGITADKQFLLTISVTEDEVLGIGGENIAGFYAAMKYFQSLDNPNNKQFVDAFKAKYGAKSVIGDVTQAAYLGPWLWKAAVERAGSFDVDKVVAASPGIELKSAPEGYVKVDPNHHLWSKTRVGLAQLDGQFKVVAESPQLIPPNPFPKGYQ, from the coding sequence ATGCGTGACAAGAACCGAGACGGGGCCAGCCCCGCGCCGTCCTCGCCCATTCCCGCCGAAGGCCGCGCCGTATCGCTGCCGCGGCGCCGGCTGGTGCAGGGCATCGCCACCCTGCCGGCGCTGTCGCTGGCGGGCCTGGCCGGCCAGGCCGGCGCCGCCAACCCGCCCACCGCGGCGGTCAACACCACCCGGCTGGCCGTCAGCGACGGCGAGGTCATCGTGGGCCAGCTCCACTCGGCCACCGGCACCATGGCGATCTCGGAGACCGGCTCGATCCAGGCCGAGCAGCTCGCCATCGACCAGATCAACGCCGCCGGCGGCGTGCTGGGCCGCAAGATCAAGGTGATCAAGGAGGACGGCGCCTCGGACTGGCCCACCTTCGCCGAGAAGTCGAAGAAGCTGCTGGTCAACGACCGCGTCGCCGCCGTGTTCGGCTGCTGGACCTCGGCCTCGCGCAAGGCGGTGCTGCCGGTCTTCGAGAAGGAGAACGGCCTGCTCTACTACCCCACCTTCTACGAAGGCCTGGAGCAGTCGAAGAACGTGATCTACACCGGGCAGGAAGCCACCCAGCAGATCCTCTGGGGACTGGACTGGGCGGCCAGGCAGAAGGGCGCCAAGAGCTTCTTCCTGATCGGCTCCGACTACATCTGGCCGCGCACCTCGAACAAGATCGCGCGCAAGCACATCGAGAACTTCCTCAAGCTGAAGGTGGTCGGCGAGGAGTACTACCCGCTCGGCCACACCAACTTCAACTCGCTGATCAACAAGATCAAGGTGGCCAAGCCGGACTGCATCTACGCCATCGTGGTGGGCGGCTCCAACGTGGCCTTCTACAAGCAGCTCAAGGCCGCCGGCATCACCGCGGACAAGCAGTTCCTGCTGACCATCTCGGTGACCGAGGACGAGGTGCTCGGCATCGGCGGCGAGAACATCGCCGGCTTCTACGCCGCCATGAAGTACTTCCAGTCGCTCGACAACCCCAACAACAAGCAGTTCGTCGACGCCTTCAAGGCCAAGTACGGCGCCAAGTCGGTGATCGGCGACGTCACCCAGGCCGCCTACCTCGGTCCCTGGCTGTGGAAGGCCGCCGTCGAGCGCGCCGGCAGCTTCGATGTCGACAAGGTGGTGGCGGCCTCGCCGGGCATCGAGCTGAAGAGCGCGCCCGAGGGCTACGTCAAGGTCGATCCGAACCACCACCTGTGGAGCAAGACGCGCGTCGGCCTGGCCCAGCTCGATGGCCAGTTCAAGGTGGTGGCCGAGTCGCCGCAGCTGATCCCGCCCAATCCCTTCCCCAAGGGCTACCAGTAA